One genomic window of Rhizomicrobium sp. includes the following:
- the ligD gene encoding DNA ligase D — translation MPDFVAPQLAQLVQTPPSTDGWVHEVKFDGYRLQMRVENGRAVLRTRKGLDWTQKFPEIAADGGKLPDCLIDGEICALNAEGAADFGALQLALSDGKTGGLVFFLFDCLFAGGRDLRKLPLSARKDALQEVLKHAKNSKRLRFVPHFTSHGDAMLEAACKMDMEGIVSKRLDAPYVSGRTGSWTKSKCRGGQEVVIGGWRGDAGTLRSLLVGTHRDGKFVYMGRVGTGYTAAVAADLLKKLKPLRRDRPAFADAPRGGDLNWVEPKLVAEIAYENVTSDGLFRQAAFKGLRADKPASAVTIELPADAKEKKTMAAKSARAATRPAKDNVVLGVTISHPDKALWPKSKAGPAVTKLDLATYMAAAAERMLPHIAERPISIVRTPDGIEGETFFQRHALKGTQVPMLAIKVAGEKEPFLGVDSAAALVALAQQAVTEIHPWGSKPGDPQTPERVIFDLDPAPDVDFDRVVEGAQELRKRLAALGFEPFVKTTGGKGLHVVIAIKGATWPEAKAFAKAVAVKLEADMPERYTTTLAKKARAGKIFVDYLRNDRTSTGVAPWSTRAREGCPIAVPLAWSQVKRGLDPKAYDIRTIGPVLKKADPWAGLARSAKALGPAMKKMGM, via the coding sequence ATGCCCGATTTCGTGGCGCCGCAACTGGCGCAACTGGTCCAGACGCCGCCGTCGACGGACGGCTGGGTGCATGAGGTCAAGTTCGACGGCTATCGCCTGCAGATGCGGGTCGAGAATGGCCGCGCCGTGCTGCGCACCCGCAAGGGGCTGGACTGGACCCAGAAGTTTCCCGAGATCGCGGCGGATGGCGGCAAGCTGCCCGATTGCCTGATCGATGGCGAGATCTGCGCCCTGAACGCGGAGGGCGCGGCGGATTTCGGGGCGCTGCAGCTCGCGCTGTCGGACGGCAAGACCGGCGGACTGGTGTTCTTCCTGTTCGATTGCCTGTTCGCCGGCGGGCGCGATCTGCGCAAGCTGCCGCTGTCGGCGCGCAAGGACGCGCTTCAGGAGGTCTTGAAACACGCGAAGAACAGCAAGCGGCTGCGCTTCGTGCCGCATTTCACCTCGCATGGCGACGCGATGCTGGAAGCCGCTTGCAAGATGGACATGGAGGGCATCGTCTCCAAGCGGCTGGACGCGCCCTATGTGTCGGGCCGCACGGGGTCGTGGACCAAATCGAAATGCCGCGGCGGGCAGGAAGTGGTGATCGGCGGCTGGCGCGGCGACGCGGGCACGCTGCGCTCGCTACTGGTCGGCACGCATCGCGACGGCAAGTTCGTCTATATGGGCCGGGTCGGCACAGGCTATACGGCGGCGGTCGCGGCCGACCTCCTGAAGAAGCTGAAGCCGCTCAGGCGCGACAGGCCGGCCTTCGCCGACGCGCCGCGCGGCGGCGATCTCAACTGGGTCGAGCCGAAACTCGTCGCCGAGATCGCATACGAGAACGTCACATCGGACGGGCTGTTCCGCCAGGCGGCGTTCAAGGGCCTGCGCGCCGACAAGCCGGCGAGCGCGGTGACGATCGAACTGCCGGCGGACGCGAAGGAGAAGAAGACGATGGCGGCGAAATCGGCGCGCGCGGCGACCAGGCCCGCGAAGGACAATGTCGTGCTCGGCGTGACGATCAGCCATCCCGACAAGGCGCTGTGGCCGAAGTCGAAGGCGGGACCGGCGGTGACCAAACTCGACCTGGCGACCTACATGGCGGCGGCGGCGGAGCGGATGCTGCCGCATATCGCGGAGCGGCCGATCTCCATCGTGCGCACGCCCGACGGGATCGAAGGCGAGACCTTCTTCCAGCGCCATGCGCTGAAAGGCACGCAGGTGCCGATGCTGGCGATCAAGGTCGCGGGCGAGAAGGAGCCCTTTCTCGGCGTCGACAGCGCCGCGGCGCTGGTCGCGCTGGCGCAGCAGGCGGTGACCGAAATCCATCCCTGGGGTTCGAAGCCGGGCGATCCGCAAACGCCGGAGCGGGTGATCTTCGATCTCGATCCGGCGCCGGACGTGGACTTCGACCGCGTGGTGGAGGGCGCGCAGGAATTGCGCAAGCGGCTGGCGGCGCTCGGCTTCGAGCCGTTCGTGAAAACGACCGGCGGCAAGGGGCTGCATGTCGTGATCGCGATCAAGGGCGCGACCTGGCCGGAGGCGAAGGCGTTCGCCAAGGCGGTGGCGGTGAAGCTCGAAGCCGACATGCCGGAGCGCTACACCACGACGCTGGCCAAGAAGGCGCGGGCCGGGAAGATCTTCGTCGACTATCTGCGCAACGACCGCACCTCGACCGGCGTCGCGCCCTGGAGCACGCGGGCGCGCGAGGGCTGCCCCATCGCGGTGCCGCTGGCGTGGAGCCAGGTGAAGAGGGGGCTGGATCCGAAGGCGTACGATATCCGAACCATCGGGCCGGTGCTGAAGAAGGCGGACCCGTGGGCCGGGCTGGCGAGGAGCGCCAAGGCGCTCGGGCCGGCGATGAAGAAGATGGGAATGTAG
- a CDS encoding MFS transporter: MSERDSSKLPLVTKAVYGTGQFADSISSTAINTFLLFYLNEVCGLSGVLAGASLGIALVVDACVDPLMGSISDNTNSRWGRRHPYMIFSLVLIALGLGLLFSIPRGLTTWPLFGYATLIALVLRIGLSGYVVPYIALGAELTDDYVDRSAIVAWRTFFSVFATLAPLILGYMIFLAGAKIYDRAAYIPFAWSCAALMTVFGALAAFGTLGTRGRLHKAVPGEGHPLPRLLREVAEVFRNPSFRLLFSSVLIFFVAQGTAAALNLHGNKFFWRLDTQQILFVAVLLLVGVMAGLPAVWLTGARVEKRAMVIWSLAYIVVTQAGLPVARIVGLLPSDPNLTVLALSINSVIAGVAITFLTVGFQSMMADAADEHELLFGARREGVYFAGLSFSTKAASGLGGLISGLVLSLIGFPADLASKGGDAAHIPLATVNALGLAYGIVPGAMTFACIIFTLYYRLDRAAHARIQQALVERRALAPAQLSDTLPIPENSP; the protein is encoded by the coding sequence ATGTCCGAACGCGATTCCTCCAAGCTCCCGCTCGTCACCAAGGCCGTCTACGGCACCGGCCAGTTCGCCGACAGCATCAGCTCGACGGCGATCAACACCTTCCTGCTGTTCTATCTGAACGAGGTGTGCGGCCTGTCCGGCGTCCTCGCCGGCGCCTCGCTCGGCATCGCGCTCGTGGTCGATGCCTGCGTCGATCCCCTGATGGGCTCGATCTCCGACAACACGAATTCGCGCTGGGGCCGGCGCCATCCCTACATGATCTTCTCGCTGGTGCTGATCGCGCTGGGCCTCGGCCTGCTGTTCTCGATCCCGCGCGGGCTCACCACCTGGCCGCTGTTCGGCTACGCGACGCTGATCGCGCTGGTGCTGCGCATCGGCCTGTCCGGCTATGTCGTGCCCTATATCGCGCTCGGGGCCGAGCTGACCGACGATTATGTCGACCGCTCCGCCATCGTCGCCTGGCGTACCTTCTTCAGCGTCTTCGCCACGCTGGCCCCGCTGATCCTCGGATACATGATCTTCCTCGCCGGCGCGAAGATCTACGACCGCGCCGCCTATATCCCCTTCGCCTGGAGCTGCGCGGCGCTGATGACCGTGTTCGGGGCGCTCGCCGCCTTCGGCACGCTCGGCACGCGCGGCCGCCTGCACAAGGCCGTGCCGGGCGAGGGCCATCCGCTGCCGCGCCTCTTGCGCGAAGTGGCCGAGGTGTTCCGCAACCCGTCCTTCCGCCTCCTGTTCTCCAGCGTGCTGATCTTCTTCGTGGCGCAAGGCACCGCCGCCGCCCTCAACCTGCACGGCAACAAATTCTTCTGGCGCCTCGACACCCAGCAGATCCTGTTCGTCGCGGTGCTGCTCTTGGTCGGCGTGATGGCCGGCCTGCCGGCCGTGTGGCTGACCGGCGCGCGCGTCGAAAAGCGCGCCATGGTGATCTGGAGCCTCGCCTATATCGTGGTGACGCAGGCCGGCCTGCCGGTCGCGCGCATCGTGGGCCTGTTGCCGTCCGATCCGAATCTGACCGTGCTGGCGCTGTCGATCAACTCGGTGATCGCCGGCGTCGCCATCACCTTCCTCACGGTCGGCTTCCAGTCGATGATGGCCGACGCGGCGGACGAGCACGAATTGCTGTTCGGGGCGCGGCGCGAAGGCGTCTATTTCGCGGGCCTGTCCTTCTCGACCAAGGCGGCGAGCGGCCTTGGCGGGCTGATCTCGGGCCTGGTGCTCAGCCTGATCGGCTTTCCCGCCGATCTCGCGTCGAAGGGCGGCGATGCCGCGCACATCCCGCTCGCCACGGTGAACGCGCTCGGCCTCGCCTATGGCATCGTGCCGGGCGCGATGACCTTCGCCTGCATCATCTTCACGCTTTACTACCGCCTCGACCGCGCCGCGCATGCCCGCATCCAGCAGGCGCTGGTCGAGCGCCGCGCCTTGGCCCCGGCGCAGCTCTCGGACACGCTTCCCATCCCGGAGAATTCGCCATGA
- a CDS encoding Ku protein, producing the protein MAARKKAKAKAHEAPAHTAHARRGGGRPAWQGHLRLSLVSCPVALYGATTRSNDISFHMLNPKTNNRIRMIPTDPDTGPVERKDLVKGYEIEKNKYVVVTNEELSDVRLETTKTIDIERFVDAAEIDRLYWNDPYYLVPDGKTGTEAYTVIRDALVQAGRIAIGRVVMHTRERMVALEPRDKGIVAYTLRTAEEVIDPRTVFADIPTARSDKKMVEIAERIIEQQEGAFDPSMFEDRYEKALRDLIRRKQKGQKPVKAEPVEDTNVIDLMEALRKSLKHKAAPANTNTKKRARG; encoded by the coding sequence ATGGCAGCGCGCAAGAAGGCCAAAGCGAAAGCGCACGAGGCTCCCGCCCACACCGCGCACGCCCGCCGCGGCGGTGGGCGTCCGGCCTGGCAGGGGCATCTGCGCCTGTCGCTGGTGTCCTGTCCCGTGGCGCTCTACGGCGCCACCACGCGCAGCAACGACATCTCCTTCCACATGCTCAATCCCAAGACCAACAACCGCATCCGCATGATCCCGACCGATCCCGATACCGGCCCGGTCGAGCGCAAGGACCTGGTGAAGGGCTACGAGATCGAGAAGAATAAATACGTCGTCGTCACCAATGAGGAGCTTTCGGACGTCCGGCTCGAAACCACCAAGACCATCGACATCGAACGCTTCGTCGACGCGGCCGAGATCGACCGGCTCTACTGGAACGATCCCTATTACCTGGTGCCCGACGGCAAGACCGGGACCGAGGCCTACACCGTGATCCGCGACGCACTGGTGCAGGCCGGCCGCATCGCCATCGGCCGCGTCGTGATGCACACTCGCGAGCGCATGGTGGCGCTGGAGCCGCGCGACAAGGGCATCGTTGCCTACACGCTGCGCACCGCCGAGGAGGTGATCGATCCCAGGACCGTGTTCGCCGACATCCCCACCGCGCGCTCCGACAAGAAGATGGTCGAGATCGCGGAGCGGATCATCGAGCAGCAGGAAGGCGCGTTCGATCCGTCGATGTTCGAGGACCGCTACGAAAAGGCTCTGCGCGATTTGATCCGCCGCAAGCAGAAGGGCCAGAAGCCGGTCAAGGCCGAGCCGGTTGAAGACACCAACGTGATCGACCTGATGGAAGCGCTGCGCAAGAGCCTGAAGCACAAGGCCGCGCCGGCCAACACCAACACGAAGAAGCGGGCGCGCGGTTAA
- a CDS encoding MMPL family transporter, translated as MSFTERLVAACCRAPGLVVALFLALGAAGAAYTAANFNIDTDASKLISPKVEWRQREMHFDSLFPQQVNLIAVVVDGQTPELAEAGTKALNDALAGQTKLFNSVRRPDGGDFFDKNGLLFLPLADVKSNTEQMIAAAPFLGPMAADPSLRGIMASLRTALDGVAQGQAKLSDLQRPIHGFGATLAKIADGRKTWLSWRELVSGQKAATRETRHFIEVQPKLDFAALEPGATASDAIRATARRLGLTPDNGVRVRLTGPVPLSDEEFATLADRALLMGLAMLAAVTATLWLAVRSFKIIFCILLTIAVGLSLTMAAGLYFAHVFNIISIAFVALFVGLGVDFGIQFCVRYRHERFVVHDLVQSLRCAGRSVGKPLALAAAATAAGFFSFVPTEYAGVAQLGMVAGIGMIVAFALTVSFLPALLVLTKPVGESEDVGYSFFAPVDRFMLTRRRQVLGGALLLGIAALVLTSFIKFDFNPLDLRSAKTESVSTILDLTKDPQTSPNTIDLLAPSLDAAKARARKMAELKMVAEAITLADFVPDDQPAKLKLIGDANLLLDSTINPFAVKPEPSDAEVVESLRDTASALREAAARDATPAAKDAAALAATLDKLAAGGPELRARAADALVPGLKTLLAQMSASLQASEITLDTLPPDMVRDWVAKDGTARIQVFPADTSGSNQSLNAFSKAVMQVAPDATGAPISIRQSGTTIVNAFIEAGLLSFAVITALLLLVLRRLRDVLYTIIPLVLTGLLTIGTAVAIGLQLNFANVIALPLLFGIGVAFNIYFVMAWRSGQTNLLESSLTRAVIFSAATTASGFGSLWLSSHPGTASMGELLMISLGWTLATMLFFQPALMGRPPVK; from the coding sequence ATGTCATTCACCGAGCGCCTCGTGGCGGCGTGCTGCCGCGCCCCCGGACTGGTCGTCGCCCTGTTCCTGGCGCTTGGTGCGGCGGGCGCGGCCTATACGGCGGCGAATTTCAACATCGACACCGATGCGAGCAAGCTGATCTCGCCCAAGGTCGAGTGGCGCCAGCGCGAAATGCATTTCGATTCGCTGTTTCCCCAGCAGGTCAACCTCATCGCCGTGGTGGTGGACGGCCAGACGCCGGAACTGGCCGAGGCCGGTACCAAGGCGCTGAATGACGCGCTGGCCGGCCAGACCAAACTGTTCAACAGCGTGCGCCGGCCCGACGGCGGCGACTTCTTCGACAAGAACGGATTGCTGTTCCTGCCCCTGGCGGACGTCAAATCCAACACCGAGCAGATGATCGCCGCCGCCCCGTTCCTGGGACCGATGGCGGCCGATCCCTCCCTGCGCGGGATCATGGCGAGCCTTCGCACGGCGCTGGACGGCGTGGCGCAGGGCCAGGCAAAACTCTCCGACCTGCAGCGCCCGATCCACGGCTTCGGCGCGACGCTGGCCAAGATCGCGGACGGCCGGAAGACCTGGCTCTCCTGGCGCGAGCTGGTGAGCGGCCAGAAGGCGGCGACGCGCGAGACGCGGCACTTCATCGAGGTGCAGCCCAAGCTCGATTTCGCCGCGCTGGAGCCGGGCGCGACGGCGAGCGACGCGATCCGCGCCACGGCGCGCCGGCTGGGGCTGACGCCGGACAACGGCGTGCGCGTGCGGCTGACCGGCCCGGTGCCGCTGTCGGACGAGGAGTTCGCCACCCTGGCCGACCGCGCCCTGCTGATGGGCCTTGCCATGCTGGCGGCGGTGACGGCGACGCTGTGGCTGGCGGTGCGCTCGTTCAAGATCATCTTCTGCATCCTCCTGACCATCGCGGTCGGGCTTTCGCTCACCATGGCGGCGGGGCTCTATTTCGCCCATGTCTTCAACATCATCTCGATCGCCTTCGTGGCGCTGTTCGTCGGGCTCGGCGTCGATTTCGGCATCCAGTTCTGCGTGCGCTACCGCCATGAGCGCTTCGTGGTGCACGATCTGGTGCAGTCGCTGCGCTGCGCCGGGCGCAGCGTCGGAAAGCCGCTGGCGCTGGCGGCGGCGGCGACGGCGGCGGGGTTCTTCTCCTTCGTGCCGACCGAATATGCCGGCGTGGCGCAGCTCGGCATGGTCGCCGGCATCGGCATGATCGTGGCCTTCGCGCTGACCGTGAGCTTCCTGCCGGCGCTCCTGGTCCTGACCAAGCCGGTAGGCGAGAGCGAGGACGTCGGCTACAGCTTCTTCGCGCCCGTCGACCGGTTCATGCTCACGCGCCGCCGCCAGGTGCTGGGCGGGGCGCTGCTCCTCGGCATCGCGGCGCTGGTCCTGACCTCGTTCATCAAATTCGATTTCAATCCGCTCGACCTGCGCAGCGCCAAGACCGAATCGGTGTCGACGATCCTGGACCTGACCAAGGATCCGCAGACCTCGCCAAACACGATCGACCTGCTGGCGCCCAGCCTCGACGCGGCCAAGGCGCGGGCGCGCAAGATGGCGGAATTGAAGATGGTGGCCGAAGCCATCACGCTGGCGGACTTCGTGCCGGACGACCAGCCGGCCAAGCTGAAGCTGATCGGCGACGCCAACCTGCTGCTGGATTCGACGATCAACCCGTTCGCCGTGAAGCCCGAGCCGAGCGACGCGGAGGTGGTGGAGAGCCTGCGCGACACCGCGAGCGCGCTGCGCGAGGCCGCGGCGCGCGACGCCACCCCGGCGGCCAAGGACGCCGCGGCGCTCGCCGCGACGCTGGACAAGCTCGCCGCCGGCGGCCCTGAGCTGCGCGCCCGCGCCGCCGACGCGCTGGTGCCGGGGCTGAAGACGCTGCTGGCGCAGATGAGCGCGTCGCTGCAGGCGAGCGAGATCACGCTCGACACGCTGCCGCCGGACATGGTGCGCGACTGGGTGGCGAAGGACGGCACGGCGCGCATCCAGGTGTTCCCCGCCGACACCAGCGGCAGCAACCAGTCGCTCAACGCCTTCTCCAAGGCGGTGATGCAGGTGGCGCCCGACGCGACCGGGGCGCCGATCTCCATCCGCCAGTCGGGCACCACCATCGTGAACGCCTTCATCGAGGCGGGCCTCCTGTCCTTCGCGGTGATCACCGCGCTTCTCCTGCTGGTGCTGCGGCGCCTGCGCGACGTGCTGTACACCATCATCCCGCTGGTGCTGACGGGACTTTTGACGATCGGGACGGCGGTGGCGATCGGGCTTCAGCTCAACTTCGCCAACGTCATCGCGCTGCCGCTGCTGTTCGGGATCGGGGTGGCGTTCAACATCTATTTCGTCATGGCGTGGCGGTCCGGCCAGACCAATCTTCTCGAGTCGAGCCTGACGCGGGCGGTGATCTTCAGCGCGGCGACGACGGCCAGCGGCTTCGGCAGCCTGTGGCTGTCGAGCCATCCGGGCACCGCGAGCATGGGCGAGCTTCTGATGATCTCGTTGGGCTGGACGCTGGCGACGATGCTGTTCTTCCAGCCGGCGCTGATGGGGAGGCCGCCGGTGAAATAA
- a CDS encoding altronate dehydratase family protein, whose amino-acid sequence MSDLLTKDAVTVRLHPSDNVVVAAGRIAAGTRIASENVTAREAIPSGHKIATRAIPAGAAVRKYGQVIGVATADIAAGAHAHVHNLAMSGLRAAAQTAPAWQRGEPPRGFMGYRRQDGRVGVRNYIGVLTSVNCSATVARHIAEAAERSGLLQGFEHVDGIVPITHAGGCGMAGSGEGFDILRRTLWGTAANPNFGAILLVGLGCEVIQIDRLKTDYGLAESDAFHAFTIQEVGGTRRAIEEGLERLKAILPKIDAARRTQVPASELVLGLQCGGSDAWSGVTSNPALGNASDRLAALGGTVILSETPEIYGAEHLLYARARAPEVSAKLRARLDWWERYTKIHDMEMNNNPSPGNKAGGLTTILEKSLGAVAKSGTSPLNEVVEYAAPIHEHGLVFMDSPGFDPCSATGQVASGATLIAFTTGRGSAYGCKPSPSIKLSSNSAIYERMKEDIDIDCGAIARGAATVEEKGAEILDLLLAVASGTKSKSEELGYGGAEFVPWQIGAVM is encoded by the coding sequence TTGTCCGACCTTCTCACCAAGGATGCCGTAACGGTACGCCTGCACCCGAGTGACAACGTCGTCGTCGCGGCCGGCCGCATCGCGGCGGGCACGCGGATCGCCTCGGAGAACGTCACCGCGCGCGAGGCGATCCCGTCGGGCCACAAGATCGCGACGCGCGCGATCCCCGCCGGCGCGGCGGTGCGCAAATACGGCCAGGTGATCGGTGTCGCTACGGCGGACATCGCGGCGGGGGCGCATGCGCATGTGCACAATCTCGCAATGTCCGGCCTGCGCGCGGCCGCCCAGACGGCGCCGGCCTGGCAGCGCGGCGAACCGCCCCGCGGTTTCATGGGCTATCGCCGGCAGGACGGGCGCGTCGGCGTGCGGAACTATATCGGCGTGCTGACGAGCGTGAACTGCTCGGCCACCGTGGCGCGGCACATCGCCGAAGCGGCCGAGCGCAGCGGCCTGCTGCAGGGGTTCGAGCATGTCGACGGCATCGTGCCGATCACCCATGCCGGCGGCTGCGGCATGGCCGGATCGGGCGAGGGTTTCGACATCCTGCGCCGCACGCTGTGGGGCACCGCGGCCAATCCGAATTTCGGCGCGATCCTGCTGGTGGGCCTTGGCTGCGAGGTGATCCAGATCGACCGGCTGAAGACCGATTACGGCCTTGCCGAGAGCGATGCGTTCCACGCCTTCACCATTCAGGAGGTCGGCGGCACGCGGCGCGCCATCGAAGAGGGGCTGGAGCGGCTGAAGGCGATCCTGCCGAAGATCGACGCGGCGCGGCGCACGCAGGTGCCGGCGAGCGAATTGGTGCTGGGCCTGCAATGCGGCGGATCGGATGCGTGGTCGGGCGTGACCTCCAATCCGGCGCTCGGCAATGCCAGCGACCGGCTGGCGGCGCTGGGCGGCACGGTGATCCTGTCGGAGACGCCGGAGATCTACGGCGCCGAGCACCTGCTCTATGCCCGCGCCAGGGCGCCGGAGGTTTCGGCGAAGCTGCGCGCGCGGCTCGACTGGTGGGAGCGCTACACGAAAATCCACGACATGGAGATGAACAACAATCCCTCGCCGGGCAACAAGGCGGGCGGGCTGACGACCATCCTGGAGAAGTCGCTGGGCGCGGTGGCGAAATCGGGAACCTCGCCGCTGAACGAGGTGGTGGAATATGCCGCGCCGATCCATGAACACGGCCTGGTGTTCATGGACTCGCCGGGCTTCGATCCGTGCAGCGCGACCGGCCAGGTCGCGTCGGGCGCCACCCTGATCGCGTTCACCACGGGGCGCGGCTCGGCCTATGGCTGCAAGCCCTCGCCCTCGATCAAGCTTTCCTCCAACAGCGCGATCTATGAGCGCATGAAAGAGGACATCGACATCGATTGCGGCGCCATCGCGCGCGGCGCCGCCACGGTGGAGGAGAAGGGCGCGGAGATCCTCGACCTCCTGCTGGCGGTCGCGTCGGGAACCAAGAGCAAGAGCGAGGAACTGGGCTATGGCGGTGCGGAATTCGTTCCCTGGCAGATCGGCGCGGTGATGTAG
- a CDS encoding nitronate monooxygenase, which yields MTIRNRITELLGVEYPVVQAPMGWIARSQLASAVSNAGGMGIIETSSGELDAVKGEIARMRTLTTKPFGVNVALAFVRDPGIVNFIIDQGVKFVTTSAGDPQKIVAPLKAAGLTVFHVVPSLKAALRAVDCGVDGLVVEGGEGGGFKNPKEVALMVLLPLVCESVNVPVVAAGGMVDGRTMAAAFLLGAEGIQMGTRMVSAAESPVHANWKNAILAAAETDTVFLNRFGPGPALRALRTEKTTRIEKEPPPNIMAEFGKATDLYFGGDMEASIALSGQVAGRIHDIKPVKQVIDETVAEFYAVIAQAAKKYA from the coding sequence ATGACCATCCGCAACCGCATCACCGAGCTGCTCGGCGTCGAATATCCCGTCGTGCAGGCGCCGATGGGCTGGATCGCGCGCTCCCAGCTCGCCTCCGCCGTCTCGAATGCCGGCGGCATGGGCATCATCGAGACCTCCTCCGGCGAGCTCGACGCGGTCAAGGGCGAGATCGCCAGGATGCGCACGCTCACGACGAAACCCTTCGGCGTGAACGTCGCGCTCGCCTTCGTACGCGATCCGGGCATCGTGAACTTCATCATCGACCAGGGCGTGAAATTCGTCACCACCTCGGCCGGCGATCCGCAGAAGATCGTGGCGCCGCTGAAGGCCGCCGGCCTCACCGTCTTCCACGTCGTGCCCTCGCTGAAGGCCGCGCTGCGCGCCGTGGATTGCGGCGTCGACGGCCTGGTGGTCGAGGGCGGCGAGGGCGGAGGGTTCAAAAATCCGAAGGAAGTCGCCCTGATGGTCCTGCTGCCGCTGGTCTGCGAAAGCGTGAACGTCCCCGTCGTCGCGGCCGGCGGGATGGTGGACGGCCGCACCATGGCGGCGGCCTTCCTGCTGGGCGCCGAAGGCATCCAGATGGGCACCCGCATGGTGTCGGCGGCGGAATCGCCGGTGCATGCGAACTGGAAGAACGCCATCCTCGCGGCGGCGGAGACCGACACGGTGTTCCTCAACCGCTTTGGCCCCGGCCCGGCGCTGCGGGCGCTCCGCACCGAGAAGACCACCCGGATCGAAAAGGAGCCGCCGCCGAACATCATGGCCGAGTTCGGCAAGGCGACCGACCTCTATTTCGGCGGCGACATGGAGGCGTCCATCGCCCTCTCCGGCCAGGTCGCCGGCCGCATCCACGACATCAAGCCGGTCAAGCAGGTGATCGACGAGACCGTCGCCGAATTCTACGCCGTCATCGCCCAGGCGGCGAAGAAGTATGCATAG
- a CDS encoding amidohydrolase family protein: MRIDAHQHFWRLDRGDYGWLTAKDHPRIARDFLPADLAPLLSAAKIDKTILVQAAPSETETHYLLELARAAPFVAAVVGWIDFEAADAPTRIARLCANPKLMGLRPMLQDIADEEWILNPAFARVFDAMQRGKLRFDALVTPRHLPALAELIDRYPDLAVVIDHGARPDIAKGELEVWKPYIRHIAAETNAYCKLSGLASEAGPGWTAETLKPYVDVLLDSFGPERLMWGSDWPMLNETGDYASWLGACIALTAAPDREAIFGGTAAKFYGVEG, encoded by the coding sequence ATGCGGATCGACGCCCACCAGCATTTCTGGCGCCTCGACCGCGGCGACTATGGCTGGCTCACGGCGAAGGATCATCCCCGGATCGCGCGCGACTTCCTGCCCGCCGATCTGGCGCCGCTGCTGAGCGCCGCGAAGATCGACAAGACCATCCTCGTCCAGGCCGCGCCCAGCGAAACGGAGACGCATTACCTCCTTGAACTGGCGCGCGCCGCGCCCTTCGTCGCCGCCGTGGTCGGCTGGATCGATTTCGAGGCCGCCGATGCGCCGACGCGTATTGCCCGTCTCTGTGCCAACCCAAAGCTCATGGGCCTGCGCCCCATGCTGCAGGACATCGCCGACGAGGAGTGGATCCTCAATCCCGCCTTCGCCCGCGTGTTCGACGCCATGCAGCGCGGCAAGCTGCGCTTCGACGCGCTGGTGACGCCGCGCCATCTGCCGGCGCTGGCGGAGCTGATCGACCGCTATCCCGACCTCGCCGTCGTGATCGATCACGGCGCCAGGCCGGACATCGCCAAGGGCGAGCTTGAAGTGTGGAAGCCCTATATCCGCCACATCGCGGCGGAGACCAACGCCTATTGCAAGCTTTCGGGCCTCGCCAGCGAAGCCGGTCCCGGCTGGACGGCCGAGACGCTCAAACCCTATGTCGACGTGCTTCTCGACTCGTTCGGTCCCGAGCGGCTGATGTGGGGCAGCGACTGGCCGATGCTGAACGAGACCGGCGATTACGCCTCCTGGCTCGGCGCCTGTATCGCGCTCACCGCGGCGCCCGACCGCGAAGCGATCTTCGGCGGCACGGCGGCGAAGTTCTACGGAGTCGAGGGATGA
- a CDS encoding VacJ family lipoprotein, with protein MTAVAALCAGLGACSTSQESIEQNDPFEPVNRQVFDFNHSLDDRVALPIATFYKSAAPAPLREHLHYFLTNLRLPVTLANDVLQGNVSRGGEAIERFAVNSTLGVAGVFDVATGWGLPYHQEDFGQTMGWYGVGEGPYMVIPLAGPADPRDLAGAYIDGFINPLGYVQWRHKNYYWSWPIRVVSLMDSRSIGIDELREIQRNSIDLYATTRSLFRQSRNAEIHNGVPDVQGLPDF; from the coding sequence TTGACGGCTGTCGCAGCGTTGTGCGCGGGCCTGGGGGCCTGTTCGACGAGCCAGGAATCCATCGAGCAGAACGATCCGTTCGAGCCGGTGAACCGCCAGGTGTTCGATTTTAACCATAGCCTGGACGACCGCGTCGCCCTGCCGATCGCGACCTTCTACAAGAGCGCCGCCCCCGCGCCGCTGCGCGAGCACCTGCATTATTTCCTGACCAATCTGCGCCTGCCCGTCACCCTCGCCAACGACGTGCTGCAGGGCAATGTGAGCCGCGGCGGCGAGGCGATCGAGCGGTTCGCGGTCAATTCCACGCTCGGCGTCGCCGGGGTGTTCGACGTGGCGACGGGGTGGGGCCTGCCCTATCACCAGGAGGATTTCGGCCAGACCATGGGCTGGTACGGCGTCGGCGAGGGGCCCTACATGGTGATCCCGCTGGCCGGGCCGGCCGATCCGCGCGATTTGGCCGGGGCCTATATCGACGGCTTCATCAACCCGCTCGGCTATGTGCAGTGGCGGCACAAGAACTATTACTGGTCCTGGCCGATCCGGGTCGTTTCGCTGATGGATTCGCGCTCGATCGGCATCGACGAATTGCGCGAGATCCAGCGCAACTCCATCGACCTCTACGCCACGACCCGCAGCCTGTTCCGCCAGTCGCGCAACGCCGAAATCCACAACGGCGTGCCCGACGTCCAGGGTTTGCCGGACTTCTAG